The following proteins are co-located in the Haloarcula marismortui ATCC 43049 genome:
- a CDS encoding orc1/cdc6 family replication initiation protein: MEQSEDGDLDAGDELFEEVDGDGKGEIFANRELLNIDHVPDENRIVGRDEHITELANEIGPAVTGSPPNSVILYGKTGSGKSLVANHVMERARREAQRRDRRLATVTVDCAQSRGEADTVQTIADKINRSTSGVTVPTRGISTNEYYNRLWQILGTEYDAALITLDEVDRLSDDDILMILSRAREAGKVDVPIGIISISNKVNFREQMTERVKSSLGHNEMIFDPYDGEQLRQILENRKDAFQEDILMPGVIPKTAALAAQRHGDARKAIRLLRHAGDYAKTNNIGTVKESHLELAQEQAEVERLKELISGLPPHSKYVLYALANLTDGTTNSNDWFRTTVIYDVYEEVCKTEATDTLTTDTIRGLLNELAFLEITESNQEHGGMGKGTYKEHRLLWDPNVVFKMNPGSAQVDTDR, encoded by the coding sequence ATGGAGCAGAGCGAAGATGGAGATCTTGATGCTGGGGATGAGCTCTTTGAAGAAGTGGATGGGGACGGCAAGGGTGAGATCTTCGCGAATCGAGAACTGCTGAATATTGATCACGTTCCAGATGAAAACCGGATTGTTGGCCGGGATGAGCATATTACTGAATTAGCAAACGAGATTGGGCCAGCCGTTACAGGATCACCACCGAACTCTGTGATCCTCTATGGAAAGACAGGCTCTGGGAAGTCACTCGTTGCTAATCATGTGATGGAACGAGCACGGAGGGAAGCCCAGCGGCGTGACCGGCGACTAGCAACGGTGACAGTCGACTGTGCCCAGTCAAGAGGAGAAGCCGATACAGTCCAGACAATTGCAGATAAGATTAATCGATCGACATCTGGTGTTACAGTCCCAACGCGTGGTATTTCTACCAATGAGTACTACAACCGACTGTGGCAAATCCTTGGTACCGAATACGATGCTGCATTAATTACGCTGGATGAAGTCGACCGGCTGAGCGACGATGATATTCTCATGATACTGTCACGGGCCCGCGAAGCGGGGAAGGTAGATGTCCCAATTGGAATTATTTCGATCTCAAATAAGGTGAATTTTCGGGAACAAATGACCGAACGGGTCAAAAGTAGCCTCGGCCACAACGAAATGATCTTTGACCCATACGATGGAGAGCAGCTACGGCAAATCCTTGAAAACCGGAAAGATGCTTTTCAGGAGGATATCTTGATGCCCGGAGTGATCCCAAAAACAGCTGCGCTTGCTGCACAGCGCCATGGGGACGCTCGAAAGGCAATTCGACTGCTCCGGCATGCAGGAGATTACGCGAAGACCAACAACATTGGGACGGTCAAAGAGTCACATCTCGAATTAGCCCAAGAACAGGCTGAAGTTGAACGACTCAAAGAACTCATTTCAGGTCTGCCACCGCATAGCAAGTACGTTCTCTATGCACTTGCGAACCTTACAGACGGAACCACAAATAGCAATGACTGGTTCCGAACAACGGTGATTTATGATGTGTACGAGGAAGTCTGTAAAACTGAAGCAACCGACACACTAACCACAGATACGATCCGCGGCCTACTCAATGAACTCGCGTTTCTCGAGATAACGGAGTCGAATCAAGAACACGGCGGTATGGGAAAAGGGACGTACAAAGAACACCGGCTTCTCTGGGATCCGAATGTCGTGTTTAAAATGAACCCCGGTTCTGCCCAAGTGGATACTGACCGGTGA
- a CDS encoding DUF7557 family protein — protein MSSSIRISDETKAKLEAVKREDETFDELLDRLAITRTEEDIREMAGFAEEGIEEHMKQKREDLNDSFEARTTDLE, from the coding sequence ATGAGCTCATCAATCCGAATCTCAGATGAAACAAAAGCAAAGCTGGAAGCAGTGAAGCGTGAAGACGAAACATTCGACGAGTTACTGGACCGGCTCGCAATCACTCGGACTGAGGAAGACATCCGTGAAATGGCAGGATTTGCTGAGGAGGGAATCGAGGAACACATGAAACAGAAACGTGAGGACCTCAACGACTCGTTTGAGGCCCGGACAACGGACCTGGAATGA
- a CDS encoding type II toxin-antitoxin system VapC family toxin, giving the protein MILLDNNIIRKYAHPDPDEAVLNYLSEHRTEPWGISAIVLFEFLSFYDTQAKQRKRRSQLTQAVDTVISFDGDTAAEAASMETSLEAAGVSLDDVDLLIAATARQHQATFVTADKNDFDKTPVHELVDIDIVDAS; this is encoded by the coding sequence ATGATTCTCCTCGACAATAATATCATCCGAAAATACGCCCACCCGGATCCGGATGAAGCCGTTCTCAACTATTTATCCGAGCATCGAACTGAACCGTGGGGTATCTCAGCAATTGTCCTCTTCGAATTTCTGTCCTTTTACGACACACAGGCAAAACAGCGCAAGCGGCGAAGCCAGCTGACACAAGCTGTCGATACCGTGATCAGCTTCGATGGCGATACTGCTGCCGAGGCGGCCAGCATGGAGACATCGCTCGAAGCTGCCGGTGTCTCACTCGACGATGTCGATCTGCTCATAGCCGCGACAGCGCGCCAGCACCAAGCCACGTTCGTGACTGCCGACAAGAACGACTTCGACAAGACGCCTGTACACGAACTCGTGGATATCGACATTGTCGACGCTTCCTAA
- a CDS encoding DUF7342 family protein, with translation MNFDPTEEYEDVNEAAVTDWKSETTTRERIKAVIMRTTEPTSASEVADKASASEPVVRDELTDLADSGLVEKIDGGQGALYKRNDQMYIYQQVLKLHDEYSADELVEKLQDMKQTVSDIRTTYGVESPAELAQQLDPDDREGWEDHTTWQTAQKNLYLAKAAISFYDAEKMVV, from the coding sequence ATGAATTTCGACCCAACTGAGGAATACGAGGACGTGAACGAGGCAGCGGTTACCGACTGGAAGAGCGAGACGACGACACGCGAGCGAATCAAGGCCGTCATCATGCGAACGACCGAACCGACGTCAGCCTCCGAGGTCGCCGACAAAGCAAGCGCGAGCGAGCCAGTCGTCCGTGATGAACTCACCGACCTCGCTGATAGCGGACTCGTCGAGAAGATCGATGGTGGACAGGGCGCACTGTACAAGCGTAACGACCAGATGTACATCTATCAGCAGGTGCTGAAACTACACGATGAGTACTCTGCAGACGAACTGGTCGAGAAACTGCAGGACATGAAACAGACAGTCAGTGACATCAGAACGACATACGGCGTTGAGTCGCCCGCAGAACTCGCCCAGCAACTCGACCCGGACGACCGCGAAGGGTGGGAAGATCACACGACCTGGCAAACCGCCCAGAAGAATCTCTATCTCGCGAAAGCTGCAATCAGCTTCTATGACGCGGAAAAAATGGTCGTTTAA
- a CDS encoding winged-helix domain-containing protein: MNNRTLNDSGTYTDKLTEQDVLKAFDYETTAEAPMLTASEITDAVAEHFDTEVSSETVRRRLREMEDSELVASKEFGASAAGWTPLVGPRLSDDVLANIEATESEL; encoded by the coding sequence ATGAACAACCGAACCCTGAACGATTCCGGGACGTACACCGACAAATTGACCGAACAAGACGTGCTGAAAGCATTCGACTACGAAACTACTGCGGAAGCACCGATGCTTACAGCTAGCGAGATCACCGATGCAGTCGCCGAACACTTTGATACCGAAGTCAGTAGCGAGACGGTTCGCCGTCGGCTCCGCGAGATGGAAGACAGCGAACTGGTTGCAAGCAAGGAGTTCGGTGCATCGGCTGCGGGTTGGACCCCACTCGTTGGGCCGCGACTCTCCGATGACGTGCTAGCCAACATCGAGGCTACCGAGAGTGAACTATAG
- a CDS encoding VirB4 family type IV secretion system protein: MTWDWLPFGGDSDTAAESSEEDTPAFDVVDIESDRSLETPADIHQSLVAPSEIERTPTAIRTGERWARTFWIGQFPDAPRDGLFENLYSTAETRMTDISMHITPRDTQTTLDSLENKIEDLEAELEYLSEKRRAGARGVNKDLQDYQELYDVLRNTSMEAFDVSMYLTERGETNEDITSETVANAARRAPANLTPVSPRWAQLDALISASPVGVDKMNLEQDTQTPMLGGALGAMFPFVSGAMAEHGIEYGTYALNESPLLLDRFARQTGYCVMVIGKLGAGKSFSTKLQLLRRAMHDQDTVLVMLDPLEGFASLNDALGGERVTVGGSRSFNPLEIQPTPTTVLDTVPDLDPWAEQIAWVLTFFETFFEQVAGNPLGDRKQTLRRCVQETYEQQGITRDPATHDQPSPTVRDVIDVLEQLLDDPAAFGYVTAGEQENVRTDAESLLIDLRPSFREGGDLANLAEPTELDIASDVVYLDLHQEEGTRGRSETSLMMQVLFNAVYERAKQTDKRVVFAIDEAHYLMNDATSLDFLETAVRHSRHYDISLQFITQTGGEFALTPEARTIANLCSMTVIHRVDEAAQQLAEWFGLSDREVDWVQSAKAGNGADGYSEALLGVDEEGWFPIRVRASEYEVEVIGD; the protein is encoded by the coding sequence ATGACGTGGGACTGGCTGCCCTTCGGTGGTGACTCGGACACAGCAGCGGAATCGTCTGAGGAGGACACGCCTGCGTTCGATGTCGTCGACATAGAGAGTGACCGATCGCTGGAGACACCTGCAGATATCCATCAGTCACTCGTCGCGCCATCGGAGATTGAACGAACGCCGACGGCGATACGAACTGGTGAGCGATGGGCACGGACGTTCTGGATCGGGCAGTTCCCGGACGCACCACGGGACGGGCTCTTCGAGAACCTGTATTCGACGGCCGAGACGCGAATGACAGATATCTCGATGCACATCACACCTAGAGACACGCAGACGACGCTGGATTCGCTGGAGAACAAGATCGAGGACCTGGAAGCGGAACTGGAGTATCTCTCGGAGAAGCGCCGGGCAGGCGCACGGGGAGTCAACAAGGACCTGCAGGACTATCAAGAACTGTACGATGTGCTTCGGAACACATCGATGGAAGCGTTCGACGTGTCGATGTATCTCACCGAACGAGGGGAAACGAACGAGGATATTACGTCCGAAACGGTTGCGAACGCGGCCAGACGAGCGCCAGCAAATCTGACACCAGTGTCGCCGCGATGGGCGCAACTGGACGCACTCATCTCAGCCAGTCCAGTCGGTGTGGACAAAATGAATCTTGAACAGGACACACAGACGCCGATGCTGGGTGGTGCGCTGGGAGCGATGTTCCCGTTCGTATCGGGTGCGATGGCCGAACACGGGATTGAGTACGGGACGTATGCGCTCAACGAGAGCCCGTTGTTGCTTGACCGCTTTGCCAGGCAAACGGGGTACTGTGTGATGGTGATCGGCAAACTCGGTGCGGGGAAGTCCTTCTCGACGAAACTACAGTTGCTCCGGCGTGCGATGCACGATCAGGACACCGTCTTGGTGATGCTAGATCCGCTTGAAGGGTTCGCGTCACTCAACGATGCACTCGGTGGTGAGCGTGTCACAGTCGGCGGCTCCCGGTCGTTCAATCCACTGGAGATACAGCCAACACCGACGACCGTGTTAGATACCGTCCCGGATCTGGACCCGTGGGCCGAGCAAATCGCGTGGGTCCTCACGTTCTTCGAGACGTTCTTCGAACAGGTGGCAGGGAATCCCCTTGGTGATCGGAAGCAGACACTTCGCCGGTGTGTTCAGGAGACCTACGAGCAACAGGGTATTACCCGTGACCCAGCAACGCACGACCAACCATCACCGACCGTCCGTGACGTGATTGACGTTCTCGAACAGCTGCTAGACGATCCGGCGGCGTTTGGCTACGTCACAGCTGGTGAACAGGAGAACGTCCGGACGGATGCAGAGTCACTGCTAATCGACCTACGTCCGTCCTTCAGGGAGGGCGGCGATCTCGCGAATCTCGCCGAACCGACGGAGCTCGATATTGCGTCCGATGTCGTGTATCTCGATCTCCACCAGGAAGAGGGGACACGCGGGCGGTCCGAAACGAGTCTGATGATGCAGGTGTTGTTCAACGCGGTGTATGAACGCGCCAAACAGACGGACAAACGGGTCGTGTTCGCTATCGACGAAGCACATTACCTGATGAATGACGCAACATCGCTAGATTTCCTCGAGACGGCTGTCCGTCACAGTCGCCATTACGATATCTCCCTGCAGTTCATCACGCAGACGGGGGGTGAGTTCGCACTCACGCCGGAGGCCCGGACGATCGCAAACCTCTGTTCGATGACCGTCATTCACCGCGTTGACGAGGCGGCGCAGCAGCTAGCTGAGTGGTTTGGCCTCAGTGATCGGGAAGTGGACTGGGTCCAGTCGGCGAAAGCCGGGAACGGTGCTGATGGCTACTCCGAAGCACTGCTTGGTGTTGATGAAGAGGGCTGGTTCCCGATTCGAGTGCGAGCGAGTGAGTACGAGGTTGAGGTCATTGGAGACTAG
- a CDS encoding UPF0179 family protein: MTTVTLVGTRLAEVGAEFVYRGEASGCEGCPYRDQCLNLTTGNRYRITNVRQSGQTLDCAVHENGVRAVEVEPAPIQANVPSKGAYAGSKASLPGPCPHTECPSHPYCEPAGAEFDEEYRISEIVGDPPHDYCMLDRDLTLVELEAPGE; encoded by the coding sequence ATGACCACTGTCACGCTCGTCGGGACGCGCCTCGCCGAGGTCGGCGCGGAGTTCGTCTACCGCGGCGAAGCCAGCGGCTGTGAGGGCTGTCCCTACCGCGACCAATGCCTCAATCTGACGACCGGAAACCGCTACCGGATCACCAACGTCCGCCAGAGCGGGCAAACGCTAGACTGTGCCGTGCATGAAAACGGCGTTCGGGCCGTCGAGGTTGAGCCCGCACCGATTCAGGCCAACGTCCCCTCGAAGGGTGCGTACGCTGGGAGTAAGGCGTCGCTGCCGGGCCCCTGTCCTCACACCGAGTGTCCCAGCCACCCCTACTGTGAGCCTGCTGGGGCTGAGTTTGATGAGGAATATCGGATATCCGAGATTGTTGGTGACCCGCCGCATGACTACTGTATGCTAGATCGTGATTTGACGCTGGTGGAGCTGGAAGCGCCCGGAGAATAG
- a CDS encoding DUF5820 family protein: protein MDLSGLPDDWTVWNETDEKLILAYRPDVFDSEQFPAPCLPTIYLTRGKRTRRPGADRTGESWYVTFYLEPEVERDADSYERREAAVEGAVDLATRFADGELDYRSLYQVPREAYLDKLDDLTGRT from the coding sequence ATGGACCTGTCGGGCCTCCCCGATGACTGGACGGTGTGGAACGAGACCGACGAGAAGCTCATCCTCGCGTACCGCCCGGACGTATTCGACTCGGAGCAGTTCCCGGCACCGTGCCTGCCGACTATTTACCTCACGCGCGGGAAACGGACCCGCCGCCCCGGCGCTGACCGGACCGGGGAAAGCTGGTACGTCACCTTCTATTTGGAGCCCGAGGTCGAGCGCGACGCCGATTCCTATGAGCGCCGCGAGGCTGCCGTCGAGGGCGCTGTGGACCTGGCCACTCGGTTTGCCGACGGCGAACTGGACTACCGCTCGCTGTATCAGGTGCCCCGCGAGGCGTATCTGGATAAACTGGACGACCTGACCGGGCGGACATGA
- a CDS encoding PrkA family serine protein kinase produces MSKNNETLEALSKEYRDTIPADLRKTNTFDWYLQQLYDEPKIARNAHQRVADMFDYYGKSYDEEAGVVEYELASEDPLHDGENTFYGRVIHEAMHEFVNKVKSGARGLGPEKRIKLLLGPVGSGKSDFDRQVRRYFEDYTSRDEGRMYTFRWTNLCDVIHDQDPADDVVRSPMNQDPLVLLPQAQRDKVIEDINAELDAPYTIRNEQSLDPASEFYMDRLLAEYDDDLQAVLENHVEIVRFVADENQRRGIETFEPKDKKNQDETELTGDVNYSKIAIYGESDPRAFDYSGAFCNANRGIFSGEELLKLQREFLYDFLHASQEQTIKPKNNPRIDIDQVIVGRTNMPEYRDKKGDEKMEAFNDRTKRIDFPYVLQYEAEANIYQKMLRNADLPDIQVEPHTLEMAGLFGVLTRIEEPDNESIDLVQKAKAYNGEIDEADDVDVKKLREEAEKMADIGEGMDGVSPRFIGDEIAEAIMDSMHRSRDFLSPLTTFNHLEGNLENHGSIDEESFSKYYRFLELVREEYKERAIEDVRHALAYDMDEIQRQGEKYMDHVMAYIDDATVEDELTGREQEPDEQFLRSVEEKLNLPEDRKDDFRQEVSNWVSRRAREGDTFNPQDNDRLRRALERKLWEDKKHNINFSALVSSSEMDDEERNQWVDALIEQGYSEEGAKEVLEFAGAEVAKSEMEE; encoded by the coding sequence ATGAGCAAGAACAACGAGACACTCGAAGCGCTGAGCAAGGAGTACCGTGACACGATACCGGCGGACCTCCGGAAGACGAACACGTTCGACTGGTATCTGCAACAGTTGTACGACGAGCCGAAGATCGCCCGCAACGCCCACCAGCGCGTGGCGGATATGTTCGACTACTACGGCAAAAGCTATGACGAGGAGGCCGGCGTCGTCGAATACGAACTGGCGAGTGAGGACCCGCTCCACGACGGTGAGAACACCTTCTACGGACGGGTCATCCACGAGGCGATGCACGAGTTCGTCAACAAGGTCAAATCCGGCGCTCGCGGGCTCGGCCCCGAGAAGCGTATCAAGCTTCTGCTGGGGCCGGTCGGGTCGGGGAAGTCCGATTTCGACCGGCAGGTCCGGCGCTACTTCGAGGACTACACCAGCCGGGACGAGGGCCGGATGTACACGTTCCGCTGGACGAACCTCTGTGATGTCATCCACGATCAGGACCCCGCCGACGACGTGGTCCGGTCGCCGATGAACCAGGACCCGCTCGTGCTCCTCCCACAGGCACAGCGGGACAAGGTCATCGAAGACATCAACGCGGAACTCGATGCCCCCTACACTATCCGAAACGAGCAGTCGCTGGACCCCGCCTCGGAGTTCTACATGGACCGCCTGCTGGCCGAATACGACGACGACCTCCAGGCCGTCCTCGAAAACCACGTCGAGATCGTCCGCTTCGTCGCTGACGAGAACCAGCGCCGCGGAATCGAGACCTTCGAGCCCAAGGACAAGAAGAATCAGGACGAGACAGAACTCACCGGCGATGTAAACTACTCGAAGATCGCCATCTACGGCGAGAGCGACCCGCGAGCCTTTGACTACTCCGGGGCGTTCTGTAACGCCAACCGCGGCATCTTCTCCGGCGAGGAGCTGTTGAAGCTCCAGCGGGAGTTCCTCTATGACTTCCTCCATGCCAGTCAAGAACAGACAATCAAGCCAAAGAACAACCCCCGTATCGACATCGACCAGGTCATCGTCGGCCGGACGAACATGCCCGAGTACCGGGACAAGAAGGGCGACGAGAAGATGGAGGCGTTCAACGACCGGACCAAGCGCATCGACTTCCCGTACGTCCTCCAGTACGAGGCTGAGGCCAACATCTACCAGAAGATGCTGCGCAACGCCGACCTACCGGATATACAGGTCGAGCCCCACACGCTGGAGATGGCGGGCCTGTTCGGCGTCCTCACCCGCATCGAGGAGCCCGACAACGAGTCCATCGACCTCGTGCAGAAGGCGAAAGCCTACAACGGCGAAATCGACGAGGCCGACGACGTCGACGTGAAGAAACTCCGTGAAGAGGCCGAGAAGATGGCCGACATCGGCGAGGGGATGGACGGCGTCTCTCCGCGGTTCATCGGCGACGAGATCGCCGAGGCCATCATGGACTCGATGCACCGGAGCCGGGACTTCCTCTCGCCGCTGACGACGTTCAATCACCTCGAAGGCAACCTCGAGAACCACGGCTCTATCGACGAGGAGTCGTTCAGCAAGTACTACCGCTTCCTCGAACTCGTCCGCGAGGAGTACAAGGAGCGGGCCATCGAGGACGTGCGTCATGCGCTGGCCTACGACATGGACGAGATCCAGCGCCAGGGCGAGAAGTACATGGACCACGTCATGGCCTACATCGACGACGCGACCGTCGAGGACGAACTCACCGGCCGCGAGCAAGAGCCCGACGAGCAGTTCCTGCGCTCCGTCGAAGAGAAGCTGAACCTCCCCGAGGACCGCAAGGACGACTTCCGGCAGGAAGTGTCGAACTGGGTGTCCCGTCGCGCACGCGAGGGTGACACGTTCAACCCACAGGACAACGACCGCCTGCGCCGCGCCCTCGAACGCAAGCTCTGGGAAGACAAGAAACACAACATCAACTTCTCCGCGCTGGTCTCCAGTTCGGAAATGGACGACGAGGAGCGCAACCAGTGGGTTGACGCTCTCATCGAGCAGGGTTACTCCGAGGAGGGCGCCAAGGAAGTGCTCGAGTTCGCTGGTGCGGAGGTCGCCAAAAGCGAGATGGAAGAGTAA
- a CDS encoding PrkA family serine protein kinase, with product MTGQEYIDRADESLDAAYEAPMSLAEYVDTVLETPQVAAHASKYLLDAIEDAGTRMVIEEGEEKERYRFFDDPYNDGEHAILGNTEVLNAFVDDLRSIAAGRGKDEKIIWLEGPTATGKSELKRCLINGLREYSKTPEGRRYTVEWNVAGAGNDATSMTYGNAAIEDEDDWYESPVQAHPLTVFPEDVRTDLLAEVNERLDDHIPIRVDGQLDPFSREAYDFLEEQYRRQGETDLFSAVTQPSHLRVKNFVVDVGRGIGILHSEDEGTPKERLVGSWMHGMLRELDSRGRKNPQAFSYDGVLSQGNGLLTVVEDAAQHADLLQKLLNVPDESHVKLDKGIGMDVDTQLVIISNPDLEAQLNKHADREGQDPLKALKRRLDKHEFTYLTNLSLEAQLLRRELTNETQVWDPETWDELETWIQEPLSISVRDQVETATEKELAPHTVESAALYAVVSRLDSAEIPTGLDLVDKALLFDRGYLMEGDERVDIDDYDLETTAEDGDHGIPVTYVRDIIADLLHEPQDRHHPDLPVEHVLMPRDVLNAVAEGLSDAPVFSTGEATEYEERVVTVKNYIFGQQEQDVLDAMMRDKRVDEATVEEYIEHVYAWESDDQIENERGERVDPDPLKMKVFEIEHLGRFDEKNYDGNEPDHAVEQFRTDKIITALNRHAWQRRDEEFRVGDVNPKEIPVINTVLGSYDWDDIQRTYEDFEPGQWDNPPSGTETARLKAKTLDNMVEMFDYTAASAELTSRHVMSQVSYRWD from the coding sequence ATGACAGGCCAGGAGTACATCGACCGCGCGGACGAGTCACTCGACGCCGCCTACGAGGCCCCGATGAGCCTCGCGGAGTACGTCGACACCGTCCTTGAAACGCCACAGGTTGCGGCCCACGCCTCGAAGTACCTCCTCGACGCCATCGAGGACGCAGGGACGCGGATGGTCATCGAGGAGGGCGAGGAGAAGGAGCGCTACCGCTTCTTCGACGACCCGTACAACGACGGTGAACACGCCATCCTCGGCAACACCGAGGTGCTGAACGCCTTCGTCGACGACCTCCGCTCGATTGCGGCGGGCCGCGGGAAAGACGAGAAGATCATCTGGCTGGAAGGCCCGACAGCCACGGGGAAATCCGAGCTGAAGCGCTGTCTCATCAACGGCCTGCGGGAGTACTCGAAAACACCCGAGGGCCGGCGCTACACCGTCGAATGGAACGTCGCCGGGGCCGGCAACGACGCCACCAGCATGACCTACGGGAATGCGGCCATCGAGGACGAGGACGACTGGTATGAGAGTCCCGTTCAGGCCCACCCGCTGACGGTGTTCCCCGAGGACGTACGGACAGACCTGCTCGCCGAGGTCAACGAGCGCCTCGACGACCACATCCCCATCCGCGTCGACGGCCAGCTGGACCCGTTTTCGCGGGAAGCCTACGACTTCCTCGAAGAGCAGTACCGCCGGCAGGGCGAGACGGACCTGTTCTCGGCGGTCACCCAGCCATCGCATCTCCGGGTGAAGAATTTCGTCGTGGACGTGGGCCGCGGCATCGGCATCCTCCATTCCGAAGACGAAGGAACGCCCAAAGAGCGCCTCGTCGGCTCGTGGATGCACGGGATGCTCCGCGAACTCGATTCGCGGGGCCGGAAGAACCCACAGGCGTTCAGCTACGATGGCGTCCTCTCGCAGGGCAACGGCCTGCTGACTGTCGTCGAGGACGCCGCCCAGCACGCCGACCTGCTCCAGAAGCTGCTGAACGTCCCCGACGAGTCCCACGTCAAGCTCGACAAGGGCATCGGGATGGACGTGGACACCCAGCTCGTCATCATCTCGAACCCGGATCTTGAAGCCCAGCTGAACAAGCACGCCGACCGCGAGGGGCAGGACCCGCTGAAGGCGCTGAAACGCCGGCTTGACAAACACGAGTTCACGTATCTGACGAATCTCTCACTGGAGGCCCAGCTCCTGCGCCGCGAGCTGACAAACGAGACGCAGGTCTGGGACCCCGAGACGTGGGACGAACTGGAGACGTGGATTCAGGAGCCACTGAGTATCTCGGTCCGGGATCAGGTCGAGACGGCCACCGAGAAGGAGCTGGCCCCACACACCGTCGAGTCCGCGGCGCTCTACGCTGTCGTCTCGCGGCTCGATAGCGCCGAAATCCCGACCGGGCTGGACCTTGTGGACAAGGCCCTGTTGTTCGACCGGGGCTACCTGATGGAGGGTGACGAGCGCGTCGACATCGACGACTACGACCTGGAGACCACCGCCGAAGACGGCGACCACGGTATCCCGGTCACCTACGTCCGCGACATCATCGCTGACCTGCTGCACGAGCCACAGGACCGGCACCACCCCGACCTCCCGGTCGAACACGTGCTGATGCCCCGAGACGTGCTCAACGCCGTCGCTGAAGGGCTTTCGGACGCGCCTGTATTCTCGACCGGTGAGGCCACGGAGTACGAGGAACGCGTCGTGACTGTCAAGAACTACATCTTCGGCCAGCAGGAACAGGACGTGCTCGACGCGATGATGCGGGACAAGCGCGTCGACGAGGCGACCGTCGAGGAGTACATCGAGCACGTCTACGCCTGGGAATCGGACGACCAGATCGAAAACGAGCGGGGCGAACGCGTCGACCCGGACCCGCTGAAGATGAAGGTGTTCGAGATCGAGCATCTGGGCCGGTTCGACGAGAAGAACTACGACGGCAACGAGCCCGACCACGCCGTCGAGCAGTTCCGCACCGACAAGATCATTACGGCACTGAACCGCCACGCGTGGCAGCGCCGCGACGAGGAGTTCCGTGTCGGCGACGTGAACCCCAAGGAGATTCCGGTCATCAACACCGTCCTCGGGAGCTACGACTGGGACGACATCCAGCGGACCTACGAGGACTTCGAGCCCGGGCAGTGGGACAACCCGCCGTCCGGGACCGAGACGGCTCGGCTCA